Proteins encoded in a region of the Nicotiana tomentosiformis chromosome 9, ASM39032v3, whole genome shotgun sequence genome:
- the LOC104105180 gene encoding uncharacterized protein codes for MVLNLRNGRDLDLEQEISRESELTATPLEVDESIELTEVIVQQAQKGPNKEKGVTKETEQGQEAIFEKVPEQNPTQVKRRKRPPAPFPQRLANYHKDEKYIKFMEMLKQMQVNIQLIDLLREMPGYAKMMKDLMSRNFDLQDLATMTLSQTYSAIVTRPITEKLSDPGRFTISCTIGSYSFAKALCYLGASIT; via the coding sequence ATGGTGCTGAATCTAAGAAATGGTAGGGACCTTGATCTAGAGCAAGAGATTTCTCGAGAAAGTGAACTAACTGCTACACCACTTGAGGTGGACGAGTCAATTGAGTTAACAGAGGTAATAGTGCAACAAGCCCAGAAGGGACCAAACAAAGAAAAAGGGGTTACGAAGGAAACTGAACAAGGGCAGGAGGCAATATTTGAAAAAGTGCCTGAACAGAATCCCACCCAAGTCAAAAGAAGGAAGAGACCTCCAGCACCCTTCCCGCAGAGGTTGGCTAACTATCATAAGGATGAGAAATATATAAAATTCATGGAAATGTTAAAGCAGATGCAGGTGAACATCCAACTTATTGATCTCTTAAGGGAGATGcctggttatgcaaaaatgatgaaggacttgatgtctcgcaATTTCGACTTACAAGACCTAGCGACTATGACATTATCTCAGACCTATAGTGCTATTGTGACAAGACCAATAACTGAGAAGCTATCTGACCCAGGGCGTTTCACAATTTCGTGCACCATAGGCAGTTATTCTTTTGCTAAAGCACTGTGTTATTTGGGGGCGAGCATAACTTGA